A segment of the Ischnura elegans chromosome 13 unlocalized genomic scaffold, ioIscEleg1.1 SUPER_13_unloc_1, whole genome shotgun sequence genome:
acattaaacaaaatttactcACAAAGTGGAACACCAGTCATTCAATCATTCCCTGTACAGAGAATTTCTTACAGAAAAATTTTCTGAGAAAGTTAACATCCAACAAAATTacttatctgaaaaatatttaagttaaaaaagagAACTCAAAACTTACTTTAATTATCCCAGTGCAAACTTTACACAAAAGACCTTACTGAGGCAGAAAAGTATGAAATCCTCAGTCTGATCTTGGAAGATAGACTTGAAGGAAAGCATGCACGAGGAGAAGAAAATGTCCATGGACACAAAATGTCCCACGCATCCCAACAGGTTGGAAGACCCTACAGGGCGCGATTCACCCTTCAAATGGTAAATTGCGCTGGGGTACTGAAATTTCGAGAtaagggtagttttcttcatcaaagaaaatgaaaggcattgattgcgattcattacccaccatgagtgtattcataatataaaaattatttggttttagaaatcccagttaagatgaatgtaaatggtcaattttaacctcaattgaaaaaaaccagattggcacccatgcgatgccactccacgtgacgtcacagggacctagatgctatacgagcagataggagttttacattgtctgagattaccaatgcatgcaaaaggcacagagctcagagaaacatctcttaataatcacctattaaaattgcctatggtcggaaagtttccttcgtttgatagggtattaagaatccttatttaagccaagctctaccttctagcagggtactctacccaagagccatgctcggcagcaagcagcctgcattgtagtggcgttcatagcctcacaTATCAGCAGCCAGActtcacatgggcttttcccagcattcatactttgccatTGCTTTATCGTGCTCGgagattttcaattttcattaaatcacaaaaaatagatgccatttaaaaatgtaaaagcatgaaatttgtactccaggagcaataatatttccatttaaggatttaaaaaaataggaaaccaccctatcagaTATACTAGGGACCAATATCAACAGGCAAGAGGGCAATCACTGAGCAACTAATGCAATGAATAGTTTACGGCATTAAAAAGAAGATAAACAAGAACCTTAGTAATCCTGATACCTCCACATCAATAGtttgaaatgtatttggtctTTGGACACAGATTAAAATGAACGTAGGATGTAATAGTGTACCatggatcatgcagttttttaaattaaaactccctctgctcgaatagttcagatagcacaaaattagcagtacgtgggggagtacattcacatgactGCTCATGTGTTTCCTACTATAAGAGCCAGTAGCATgcactatagtgagataatgcatgctccaatattgtttaatcatgagtataagcttatatctcctctaaattgtgtaatatccatgtgccttgaaaaagagccattttttcccgtgaccatgaatatttttttttactaaaaggaacatCGGACTCCAGATTTTTttatcaggatctttgctcatacattaatgattgctTAAAACTGAACCATGAGTATGTATttgcatggcctttccctgtggatgctgagaatgaaaattggtacaagcgagatttttttgtaaattttatttttttgcagctgaattacttcatgcagtgaatatttaatgaaaatcgtGGGATCATaatggaccacttagctttaggaaaaaaaatcatgcctttccatcccacaggaatggagttatggatgaaaataaatatcaccaTGTGTTGCATGTTGCGgtactttaggggtcacgcccaaatttcaattactcatatttcatcaacaattgacAATTAggggctaaaattgcacacaatttctcattataccagaatgtatgaccatggcaagtttcataaaaatccgagtcggtgggtgtcatggcctggttgatttgaattGGAATGACCCATATACGTTTTTAAATTCTTAAtctaatcactcattaaaataaaaagtaaatacggCTAACATGCATTTTgagctgaaagaaaatattttccccaaggCAGTACTCTTTGCCAGGCCAAAAGGTGGGGATGGGGAATTTGGAAGGATGACaaaagaaaaggacaaaaaagtaaaacttggaaaatcacgctcacactcaTGCACCATGCGGATTTGCTCCGAAGAACAAATTTCAGCATAGGTCTCAGTCTCAAACACACACACTCTGGTTTGCAAAGCTTCCGCCTATGCCAGCGACCCACTCAAactaaagaaaaatacaaaaatataaaactaggacAATCACGCTCATACTCATGCACCAATATcattaacttcttttttaattcatttattttctttcaactgttaaacAGCCATAGATCATTCAATTATCTGTATGCATATTGAGCTCTAAATTTAGGTGAAAAAGTTCTTAACCGAAAACATAAAGTTGAAAATATAacggacaaaaatctaaaacAACTAATTCACTGCACTCTGTGCTCAAAAGGCAACTTCTGACCACATACTCAAAAATCATTACACAAGAGTTATTTACAAAATGCAACACTAATCCATTCCCCATACCATAGAATCTCTTACAAAAACTTATGTGAATAAGTAAATAACTTACAGAATCACTTATCTGAAAATAATGTGTTCAAAAACTAGTAAAAAACATACCTCAAAATTGATTATAATAATCAAAATACACAGAGCTAAAGTTCACACAAAAAACTTTGTTCTACcactccaaaaatattaaaaatgcaatacaGTTTATCATAGGCCTAGCCACGAATGTGAAGATTGTTACATACATGTAGGATAATcatctaaattaattaaaaatggttTTTCACCACACAAGCCATgtttaaatcaaataaacagttcagttattttcttattgttttcaattttacgTCTTTTTTAAAAAACGTGTTTAAggacattttttgcaacaatcATTTTCAAAGCTTAAACGCAATTTTCAACACTAGGCAACTTTTGCATTCATTGTACTTCTCATCTTTTCGCATAATAAGCCttgaatatggaaaaaagtgTCTGAGCCGTAGGCaggtatgtatttataaataacgCAAACCTCaagaattcaaattaaaacatAAACAAGAGTTCAATGAAAACATGATACTTTTTTCGAGCATTAGAGCTTAAGCTTGGCCATCGATAAAGAAACTAATCTACAGCGCTATCACAGTTCATGTATAGCAGGAAATATTAAGAGATTTGTTTGATCATTTGACGGTTACCCAGCATTTTATAAAGGATTGTGTCATAGCACAGAACGTCTTCACTTAACACCACTGCAACACCATCTCCAAGGTAACAAGCACTTTGCACGGAGTCAAAGTCCTTTAAAATTCCCTAATATTATAACTTAACAAAAGTATTTGCTCTAATTACTTTCTTATCTCCAATCGAATgtgcgtatttattttcttgaattatggCATCGtgtaaaaaatcgatttaaattttgagtaaatcCTATCAAATTTCTACTATAGTTGAGTCCGAATCTACGTTAATTTGTCACTGCTGTCGAAACATACcatgcaccagtcttcaaataCGAATAAAAgaaagtactcaccctaaagAAATTACTCCCAGACAGCTTTCTGAGTTTAGCGTCCGATTCTAAacaaatgtttttgaaaacactgaattccgtgagctttttcaaacacagtggacaaaGGGTGgtaggcaggccatctcccaatCCAACCTAAGAGAGCAATCAACAACTATACATTAAAAGAGTGCAACATTATGCTCATGACATTGAATAGAGAAAGTTATATGAAAACTAAACATCGAAAAGATGCAGGTAATGTGCCACTTACTTCTAAACCAAGTAAACCATGCAGGGCATCCTTCACCGTTATTCTGCAAGCTAcgtttgaagtgaatatgttgtaataacaatcattattcttcatgcatagtctgcacaGGGTATTCTCGGAATTTCTTTCCGATGAAACCGAGAAAATACCGGCGGTACGATTCATTTTTTGATTTCAACCActcaattaatctttgaataaattaaatcgtCAATGAAACCACCAACACAGACTGACTGAGATCTCCAAATTCGTCGGGGAAACTAAATTCattacaatgatgaatgaattcgTTATTTATAATGCTCACGGTGAAAgataagtttaaattataaaacttaaaagaCTAACAATCGtctcaaagaaaaaatacaccGCAGCAAATTGGATAGAGACCTAACGAGAATTGTCATAAGCAATGAAATGATCAATGTTAATATAAGATTATGCAAGCAAAGATTGGTTTACATTAACTGTTGGCTAGTTATGATTGTTACCGCTAGAGGCACATACTCATAGCAGGCTTACAATAGGGGCGGGTTCACGACACCTGTAACCCGCGAGGCGGCGCTTGTGCGAGGCAAGCTCCGCCTCTTGGGAAGCTCCGCCTTTTCCCGTATGAAAACCGCCATAACAGTTTTTCGCAACCAATGAGAGAGAGGAGAATTTATAACTGTTTCTGTTTTCtgcggaatattgacttgcaaatATAAGTAGTGGctttattaacatttaaaaaataatttaagcctTGGATACATATAATACCCTTTGAAAATCTCGTTCAGGAAATCAGctgtttattgttgttgttggttTGGGAAGATTTCAAAATGGCTGTGCACAGGTGGGTAAggcacggtcttagaatatgagaaggtctggacactctccgttcaggcatggtcatttaatgaagccgtttcccgttgaggccggtaggggcgccacctatcctgaagggcaagtttcctacgtatctgtatacgatacttcattAATTATGAACTAATGTGTGGCAAAAATgcatataaacacatcgacagtggttactagttaacaatttcatatgcacttaacatcttatagcgaaaaatatctagaaatcgttctcatacgtgagtattaatcaaatggaaggcgttggatttcagcttcgtctgcttccatacctttgtaaaatcatttacagccataacgaaagattgtcagcagttaaaaccttatgtagtgaggaaaggtatttttaaggaaataattatttatagctatcttgtggtaaacgttaatataagttgtcatagaagctacgtacgcaccattgcctctgaagacgtttccacggccttataagaatatagatgttattccttgctttcaaacactattaacaaatataatatcagaaacgcaaacggcttcttaccaaggccgaagtgaaatacttcttatgaagtgacgtatgttaatgtttttaatctcctgagtctcgatcaagtgataataataatggcagggcagagcaaacctaaaaaaaatgattctatcctagggacgttttgcgggtatagaataggcatatttaatcgttgaacaggctgaataatttccggaagtaccattattaccgttaaaggctatgttataacgatgcttgcctgctcaccaaaggaataatttgagatttaaggaagtaaaataccatatgaaagataagaacgaaagagattttgcaaataatttccgaataaacttccacgaaaacagtgcaatggatataatccgagggatttgcggatgtctgatcactttcaggtgctggcaaatctgaaatattatccctcccccaaaaataagatgagtagtacgacagaaaccacaggctaatactgctaatacgcggtaaatgtacttttcatgagagttgcacgcaccatcgataacagctgcattaaaagaaatcatcgaaagaggtattaagaatgaaaacgattcacatttttccaacttatataatgtacacacacatcaaatctacatttccagaatgattacacaatgctattgaaactgagattatttatacaatcaatgcaaggtaatgtcatgaaaaataaattttaagtactcacaatttaacatttctattaattctttctattactaatttctatttctaattaccaatcattctaagagattcaatttagtaggagataatgatgaatagttgatgaaagccgtcgcacatcttgcattttctaaacatgcaagtactttcatttcaaatcgtatctcctCGTACGACCCAAGTCAGCACAGAAATCCAATGACAAATTtgggctatcttcattgccttttgCGTGAAGAAGAGCTGTAAACCCTCAATGAACCTCTTTGCATCCAGAGTTATCACTTAGCTACGTTCAGATGCGATTTAATCTCCATCActatcctcaccttcagcttcactgTTGCCTGTGTAATATGGTTTCGGCAATATCAACTTCACAGTTTTTCTTGGTCCAAATTGCAGTGGATATTATCGAACTATTCATGGCTTGTGTTACGTGGCACCGTTTCGAGTTGAATACATGTtcagattctgctgtaatgttgAACACAGCACTGAATTTTTtgaaatcgcaatgaaaaaacaatctTGAATGTTTTGACGGTTGACACCTGGCCAGCTTTCAGCCAGAAACAATATTGCTTGCTGAATTCGTACCTTTGAGCTTACTGCGTTGGGGGTGGATGATGATGTCAGATGGTTATCTTCTATAGATTCtagaatattatctacttattttccacggtaaagtgttctcaaatttttaatgatccccatatgcattggttgctccaaggacatagtttcctagcagaaattccaactgataattttttaacacacattttggCAATCAGCATGTGCCGTACAATTGTCATgtacaagaagaacctttctcgatttccatgctaattctatatccTCACTGGTCAATCATTGCATAAAGAGGCTCACTGTTATCGCTACCTTGCTATGTATTGGCTTGGTACTCTAATGGTATAACATAATTCATGACATTAGGTCACCAAttctgcataaaaattaatttacctaaAAGATCAACACttttactgaatattttcatttttatgttgtatCCATGTTGGATTTCATATATAAGTTTCAATAATATCCGGGCTATGCTCATTGAGTAACATTCCTTTCCCATTTTGTTTCAGAAATGTAAATATCCCAAGACAGGGATGGGTACAGAAGGGGGGGACAAGGGTCCATTAACATGGAAATTCTACGAGGCCATGGATGAGGTATTGGGGAGGAAACACATAATCTCCCCTCCTCTCATAGTGGATTCCGGAGTTCAAGGGAGCACGAGCTGCCCAACAGTGACTCCACCCCAGCCCACACCCACGCCTTTGGAGGTTGATGATGTGCCGGAGTTAATGTGCACTGCAAGCACACCAACCTGGCGTGAAAGGGCGGTGAGAAAAAGGAAGAGGTCGGAGGAGGACGATCCTCTGCACCAGCTGCTCGTAAGGAGTGAGAGGAGGCACGAGGAGAGGATGGAGCAGCTGCTCCAATTGAGAAAGGAATCGAATGATATTTTGAAGAGTTATTTGAgccatataattaataaataatgttgaaatgataCCCTCTTTTATTTCCAGCATCAACCTCCCTGTATATACGAGTTATCAGTATAGTACTTAAGAAAAGGGCAAGGAATTTGTTGTATTATCTTTTGCGTTAGTAACTCTTTACATATTCAGAGGTGTTGCGTTACTGTTGAAAAATCTCCCTGTAAGCAGACATCTGAAAATGTTTGCACAGTTAGGGATAATTTTAGAATACATTAGAGTAGGTGAATTCATTACACCACTGTTATCATTCATGTGTTTTTGCAAAAAAGCTATCAGCCTAATCCATATCAATTCAGGCAGCCAAAGAAAAAATCTTACCTTTACAATCTCAGGTGTTATAGAACTTAACATATGTATGTCAA
Coding sequences within it:
- the LOC124172059 gene encoding uncharacterized protein LOC124172059, which encodes MGTEGGDKGPLTWKFYEAMDEVLGRKHIISPPLIVDSGVQGSTSCPTVTPPQPTPTPLEVDDVPELMCTASTPTWRERAVRKRKRSEEDDPLHQLLVRSERRHEERMEQLLQLRKESNDILKSYLSHIINK